cgTGTTATATATGCTCTTATTGCTTTTATACAATTTATTaagtcatcatcaatgactaatattttttcattgattttaactctttctctatgataatatttcttcaactctataaagacAGTGTCTTTATAacaatgttttatgacttgttactttgatgaaacctttgtctcattaattgcacaacattgatgacaaacaatgttaatactatatcagGTGTTAGAAACTTGATTAAAGGCTCCAGAAGAacttatactatgtcactagtagtatttgatttcatgtgaatgacactttatacgaTGATAGATCCAAAAGAATCTTttaagaccaacttggtccctcTGGGTAAAAGGACAAAACtagaagtttttaattagtgactagtctacctatacacttaaaaggtagaatgacatgttgtgaaaattatcattttaatgagacaattttctcgCCGTTAGGGGAAGAAGAGCTAGTTCCAGAAGAACCgcgtgaaattatttggaatgcattgactttgactcatcttgatcctcatataaatcaatgtgaactagaagttcaaagaatcattcatttgcaaaatcttgcaaatcaattacaagatgcattcattgatacaaagaaagtgacaaagtcatatatcccggctgcaaatactccaacacgaattgatgtccttgaaggacagttaacaaattaatctaagatacgcctgaagcgtggtagacctgttggctcaaaggatgtaactccctaGAAAatgagaacccaagaaaaacttggcgcTCTAAAAGAGGCCATAAAAAATaactgatcagtttaaaattgataaatctatagctctagaagaggcacaaataatacaagaagcccttgaagaggcacatatattgaacaagaagcccttgaagaggcacatattgaatgGTAAGTCCTTGAAGAGgcacaggtacctgaaaattgtgagatctcagtaagttatgtacacacgggagaaaaatgggatcaaaataatattattttcactttccaagtggcctccataagaaatgatgaagatcttgaaccatgaaatgtggaagaataccgacatagaaatgattgaccaaaatggaaagaagttatacaggcaaagttaaactcattaacaaaatgagaagtttttggacctgtagtccaaacacctgaagatgtaaagcctgttgggtacaaatgggtatttgtacgaaaactcaatgagaataatgagatcataagatataaagtgcgaTTAGTAGCATAAGGTTTCTCGTAGAAACCTAGTAttgactatgaggaaacatTCTCTTCCGTCATGGATGCAATCAcaaatcatttcttaattagtttggcagtcccagaaggactagatatgcgtctcatcaatgttattacaacatatttatatggataatgatatatacatgaaaatccctgaaggatttaaattgcctgaagaaaattgtacaaaaccttgtagcatgtactcaatcaagttacaacgatccttgtatggattaaagcactCTAgatgcatgtggtacaatcgccttagcgaatacttgctaaaaaaatggtatatgaataaccctatatgcccatgcatcttcattaagaaatcaaaaattAGATTTACAATTATTGtaatgtatgttgatgacttaaatcttgttggaactcttgaagagctcacaagaacaacaaattacttgaaaaaaaaaaatttgagatgaaagatcttggaaaaacaaatttttgtctTGGCTTGCAAATCGAACATTTTCCAAATGgggttttagtacatcaatcaacatacattaagaagttttgaagcgtttttatatgaataaaaCACATCATTTAAGTTCTCAAATGGTTGTCAGATCACTTGATGTAAAAAATGACTCATTTCGtccttgcaaaaaaaaaaataaagaattacttggtcttgaagtaccatatcttagtgctattggtgcacttatatatcttgccaattgtacacatTCAGAAATTGCtctttctgtcaatttattagcaagatacagttccgctccaacttgaagacattggaatggtattaAACATATATTGCATTATCTTTGCGGAACTGCTAGTATGGGTCTATTTTACTCAaaggaatcaaagcaacaattacttggatatgcagatgtaGAATATCTTTTATATCCATATAAAGGTAAGTCACAAAcatggtatgtgtttaattacaaTGGTACTGCTATCTCGTGGAgatctatcaaacaaacaatggtggtcacatcatcaaatcattcagaaattcttgcaattcatgaagcaagtcatgaatgtgtatgactaaggtcaatgatccaacatatacaagaaacatgtggaATACCGTCCATCAGATGCAATGCAACcgtgttacatgaagataatgttgcttgtattgcacaaattaaaggaggattcataaaaggtgacaAAACTAATCATATCTcccctaaattcttctataTTCATGAGCTCCAAAAGAACGGTGAGATTGATGTTCAACGGATTTGgtcatgcaataatctagcatatctattcacaaaggcgttacctttgaccacattgaaaaaattaaggtatgaCTTTGGAATACGAAGATCGAGATatctaccatttgaaatgttgaagaaatcataatcatgtttacatgagggggagaatgataatatggatatactgcactcttttttccttcatccaggttttgtcccaatgggttttactggcaaggtttttaacgagggagttatagtaatccaaaagaatattgtactctttttccttcactagggtttttcccatagggtttttcctattaaggttttaatgagacatattcttatgatcatccaaaggggagtgttataaaatatgagaatttattggattaagagaacttgtggatgatcatccatattgatgtatatctctttgtgactccctataaaagggagatacctctaatgaaattctattatattctcttcctatattttgatttctctttcttgttttcttctcctttcactttataattttacaacatgataaatattgtttatcttataaataaaaaacaatataaaactaaattagttttatgagttataattaattaaattaatttaaagaaaaattgaagataaagaacaaaatatattttaaatcaatatctaatttaatataaaaattataaatattggatgttaaacttaatttatatttttataaatttgttcataaatatctcaataattataattattttatatattaaatttaataaataaaattatttaattttatagtacatatatttataataattatactattgtataaatatattatttgtcaaaatatttttaggaaatgaaaaaatagagttttgaaaatcatcttttaaaaagataatttaatttttttttaatgaagagatgATCTCtcccataataataataatatatatataagaaatcatctcttaaagaaacgattttaataataatttttatttttattactacagtattttaaaatttattttattttccactacggtattttagaaattatttttttaaattacttgtAAAAAATATGTCATTTCACCAAGTTAGGTAATTGTTGTCCAATCGGTGCaaatagtaattaaaaaaaacccaaaagaaaaaaaattaaaaataaggaagGAGTGGTGATTGTAGCTTGGGTAGCCGAAAGAAAGATTGGTGGTGGTAGTGAccattttattttggtttcttttctttcttttttttttttcattttttttttctttttatttatttattttgacttGGGAAGGTGCAAGGATGCTTGTAGGCTAAATCCTAGATGGTTCCCCATCATCTGGTGTTCTTCTAAACCATTTTCCCACTCAAAGCACACTCATTTTTTCTACTCTCCCTCAGTAAAGAGAAATTGGAAGCATCTCCGAGAGCATATTAGTGATAATACAGACTTTGAAATAATGTTATGGGGGTTGTTTCAGGTACTAAGAGAACAGTAAACTTGTTTTAAACGCaatgaaagattaaaaataagatcGTTTTCAATCATCATTCAGTCTTGCTTGTGAACTGCAAAGCTGTTCAAGCAACAAGGCTGAAGAAATGCCAGCTTGAATCATGAAAGGCTCCAAAATAATCATCTGAAACTGTCTTGATTGCAAATTCACGCGTGAACTTTCGAACAGCCAAGATATGCCTCGAGGAATCAACAAGTGTTGAGCTCCTAAACTCTGATACATGCTGTTCATATGTCCCAAAGCTGTTTCCAAACAACACAATATTATTCATACGCTCTGTTCTCCAATTTTCCTGTAGAAGATTATCATATAACTCTGCCTCACAGTGTGGCATGAAGAACAGTGTAGGTTTTGAAGCTTGTCGCCGACCTTGCTCATTGACTGATAGAACAGAACAACCCAGGGCTTCCAACACTCTCGACTCTGTCGCAGAAAGAATTGGATCAAATACCTCGATGTCCCCAATCCAACTGAACTTTCTTTTCAGCAAGATTGCCAGGCTAAGCTGCAATCGAGGGGGTTCATATGATTCGATGCTGCCTATACCATATACCACCATCTGCATCTTTAATTCAGATCCCAGAACCCTGAGAAAAGCCTCCAACATGTGAGGAGTTTGGACTTGATCCAAAAGGACATGATAAAATGTAGAGTTTTCAAGTTTCCTTATGCAGATCTGGATCTTCTGCATCAGTTTTGATTCTCTATGAAGATCCATTTCAAGATCAGTTGGCACCCATGGTTGTTGATGTTGTTCAGGATGCTTGCTCTTGAGGAAATTTCTTCTCCGCTTACCACGGCGAGGTAAAACAACAGTCCAATCACTAATGGCATCAGAACTTTCAAGGGTGATAGTTTTTGCAGAAGCAGCCATAGTATATGCAGTGATCTTTTATTGTTAAATGCAGCTTATGGTTTTTAGAAATCGATAATCTGCAACTAATTTCCACCATGCTCTCACACTAGACATTGTTGATTCAATTTATCAAATCATGTCCAATCACTCCCACCTGTAATTTGCAAGCATGAGTCAATAGCAAAACTATACATGCAAGAAAACTCCCAACAGCCCCAAACAAGGAGGAGAAGCCAAATAAGATAAATACTTGATGAAAGCACATGTCTCACATACACTAAATCAAGGAGTTCAAAGCATAAACATGCATACAAGCAAAcaattcacacacacacacacctgAATGACCATGGTGCTTATTGGTTCATAATCATGTTATTATGCAGGTGTGCCTAACTCATGTACATGCTCAGAATTTGTTATTTAACTAGAATGGCAAACAATTAACCAGGCtatcaacatataaaacatcTGCTTTGGTGATCATTGATCAGATAAAACTACTGATAACTAAACTCTCATAGgaggacaaaaagaaaaaaaaaaaatcaatgggaCACCCTCTGTTAAGTAATCGAAAATCCAATTAAATCATTTATACAATAAACACAATTTTCTGAATGTTCTGCCCATAATAAGTAAATGTCTATCTTGCTCACTAAAAGATTCAACTTCAATCTCACAGGCATAAAAAACAGATCCACCTTATCCATCACCATCAAGGACACCAATATAATCAGATCAATATCATACAGATCCAGCAGAATCAAACTTCAAATCCAAATACATTTACCAAGAACTAGCATAAACCAAAACACTATGGTTACGTTTGGTTGGAGGGATAGGATAGGATATAATATATACATCTCaagatatcatatcccattagATAGGAAATACATATCCTAAGGTATGGTTTCCAGTGAGATATGATATCCTTGAATATTCATATCTTATGgacatgatattttaaggtagcatatccaatgagatatgcaatattatattatatttatatttaatttgtgaaatgaataaaaaaatgatatgaaatatatattattttcaatttttagaataaaaattatatcacattccaagattttttatttaaaaaatgaaatctctcttatatttaacaatattcatgattaaaatataaactttaaaaataaaaagtttttatattatgttatttaatatataaaaatatttatatatatatctctctatatatatatatatcatatattaatattattttataaatatttttttagttcttattttttaaccataaatttaatttataataaaaagacttattttataaactaagtataaaaaatataaaaaaaaaaattgataaaaaataaatttataatacatgTGATATGCATATCCAATATCCTAGCATGAGATTAATATATCTTATatagaagagataaaaaaaatgtggatgATATATTCCACCACTTATCCTATCCAATGTTTGGTTGAACATAGGATAGGATGAGTAATGAGATAAGTTATCCTATCTCATcataaaccaaacatgagatatgatataatatcccCTCTCTTATACAAAAGATATGGAGAATGAGCAATTGATAATCCAACAGGTAATGATAATATTCCAAATACAAATATGGAGAAGTTGGAATTGGACCTAGTGGCATGCAAAGTGCGTTATCTTTGTTGCATGTGTCTAGGGTTGCCATCAGGTGCCTAAGCATTAGCCCTTAAGGCCTGGCTCAAGATGTAAAGGATTGGGAGATTTAAGGTTTGATTCCATGAACCAAAAAAGGGTTAcctgtgaaaaagaaaaagaaacaaaggaaagagAGGGGGGTGTTAAGGCACTCACTGCCTTCCCTTCTATTTCAGAGATCAGGCTTATACCTAAATTAACATTTCCACAAAAATTCCATCCAGTGTTTTTTCTTATAGGCAAATATGAAAGCAAAAAATCCAAACTATAGCAAAATCAGGTGAGTGCTTTTAGCTAGTAGCACTTTTGTTGGTAGTACTAAT
The sequence above is drawn from the Vitis riparia cultivar Riparia Gloire de Montpellier isolate 1030 chromosome 6, EGFV_Vit.rip_1.0, whole genome shotgun sequence genome and encodes:
- the LOC117916885 gene encoding protein SENSITIVITY TO RED LIGHT REDUCED 1-like, with the protein product MAASAKTITLESSDAISDWTVVLPRRGKRRRNFLKSKHPEQHQQPWVPTDLEMDLHRESKLMQKIQICIRKLENSTFYHVLLDQVQTPHMLEAFLRVLGSELKMQMVVYGIGSIESYEPPRLQLSLAILLKRKFSWIGDIEVFDPILSATESRVLEALGCSVLSVNEQGRRQASKPTLFFMPHCEAELYDNLLQENWRTERMNNIVLFGNSFGTYEQHVSEFRSSTLVDSSRHILAVRKFTREFAIKTVSDDYFGAFHDSSWHFFSLVA